From a single Collibacillus ludicampi genomic region:
- a CDS encoding murein hydrolase activator EnvC family protein, translating into MRIKQKIIVSFLIGAFAMGTVLPASVYADDAQQRLDQLKQQHAQTGQMINQLKGQESNLSNQIDTLNKQIQEYGQQIQDLEAQIQTLSTKIAALQADIDKTQKKLERRNEMLKKRIRVMYEDGEVSYLDVLLQATDFSDFIDRLSTLSFIVDQDKQLLEEVKQMKARLLDSQKQLKDQQALQQQKQNQLQAAKAEQEQAKHQREIALSQVQAERQEKEKAYQDEEQEIAAAEAEIAAAVSARLAAQQSSGVGGQAQEFSFTSSGSWTWPVPSSYTITSGYGPRAGGFHKGIDIGAPVGTPIVAVDDGEVLFAGPASGFGHWIVIRHSNGVMSVYGHMYSDGVLVSPGQIVHKGQVIGKVGSDGESTGPHLHFGVATGISGGSMNYVNPVPYLQ; encoded by the coding sequence ATGCGTATTAAACAGAAAATCATTGTTTCTTTTTTGATTGGAGCGTTTGCCATGGGAACGGTCTTGCCGGCGAGCGTATACGCTGATGATGCGCAGCAGAGGTTGGATCAATTAAAACAGCAGCACGCACAAACCGGGCAGATGATCAATCAATTAAAGGGACAAGAATCCAACCTTAGCAATCAAATCGATACATTGAATAAACAAATTCAAGAATATGGCCAACAAATCCAAGACTTAGAGGCACAAATTCAAACATTGTCGACGAAGATTGCCGCTTTACAAGCGGATATTGATAAAACGCAGAAAAAGCTGGAACGACGTAATGAGATGCTGAAGAAACGGATCCGCGTCATGTATGAAGACGGGGAAGTCTCCTATCTCGACGTTCTGCTGCAAGCGACGGATTTCAGTGATTTTATCGATCGTTTAAGCACGCTATCGTTTATCGTCGATCAAGATAAGCAGTTACTTGAGGAAGTCAAACAAATGAAAGCCCGTTTGCTTGACTCCCAGAAGCAACTGAAAGATCAGCAAGCTTTACAACAGCAGAAGCAAAACCAATTGCAAGCAGCCAAAGCAGAACAAGAGCAAGCCAAGCATCAGAGAGAAATCGCGCTGAGTCAAGTCCAAGCGGAGCGACAGGAGAAAGAGAAAGCATATCAAGATGAGGAACAGGAAATCGCTGCTGCAGAGGCGGAAATTGCCGCTGCCGTTTCCGCGCGGCTTGCCGCTCAGCAATCATCCGGCGTAGGCGGACAAGCGCAAGAGTTTTCTTTCACAAGCAGCGGGTCATGGACATGGCCGGTGCCTTCTTCCTATACGATTACATCAGGATATGGGCCTCGTGCCGGAGGGTTCCATAAGGGAATTGACATTGGCGCTCCTGTGGGAACGCCGATTGTAGCAGTCGATGATGGGGAAGTATTGTTCGCTGGTCCCGCTTCCGGTTTCGGTCATTGGATTGTGATCAGACATAGCAACGGTGTTATGAGCGTATACGGCCACATGTATTCGGACGGGGTGCTCGTCTCGCCGGGACAGATCGTTCATAAAGGACAGGTGATCGGTAAAGTGGGAAGCGATGGAGAGTCGACGGGTCCTCATCTGCACTTCGGGGTGGCAACAGGTATTTCTGGAGGAAGCATGAATTATGTGAATCCGGTGCCTTATCTGCAATAA
- the guaA gene encoding glutamine-hydrolyzing GMP synthase, giving the protein MDHREMVVVLDFGGQYNQLITRRIRELNVYSELLPFSTTAEELRKMNLKGIVFSGGPNSVYSEGAPKVDPAIFELGVPILGICYGMQLIASHFHAKVERAAVREYGKAIVEVVSESPLHRGQPQSQQVWMSHSDMVIAPPEGFVVDSKTEQCPVAGMSDPSRNIYAVQFHPEVNHSIYGQDLLRNFLFEVCRCEGSWTMHNYVEEAVQAIREQVGDKKVLCALSGGVDSSVAAVLVHRAIGDNLTCMFVDHGLLRKHEADLVMETFADHFHMNVIRIDAKARFLNRLEGVTDPEKKRKIIGEEFIRVFEEESKKLGEFDFLAQGTLYTDIIESGTATAATIKSHHNVGGLPEDMQFDLVEPLKTLFKDEVRALGTELGLSDEIVWRQPFPGPGLAIRIIGAVTEEKLEILRDADFVVRDTIRKAGLERDIWQYFAVLPDIKSVGVMGDERTYAYTIAIRAVTSKDGMTADWARIPYDVLETLSVRLVNEVKGVNRVVYDITSKPPATIEWE; this is encoded by the coding sequence ATGGATCATCGCGAAATGGTCGTGGTATTAGATTTCGGCGGCCAATACAACCAACTGATCACAAGGCGCATTCGTGAACTGAATGTGTATTCGGAACTTTTGCCTTTTTCGACGACGGCAGAAGAACTGCGCAAAATGAATCTGAAAGGGATCGTTTTTTCCGGTGGGCCGAATTCCGTTTATAGCGAGGGAGCTCCAAAGGTAGATCCCGCGATCTTTGAACTAGGTGTACCGATCTTGGGGATATGTTATGGCATGCAGTTGATTGCAAGCCATTTTCATGCGAAAGTGGAACGTGCGGCTGTTCGTGAATACGGCAAAGCGATCGTCGAAGTCGTGTCCGAATCACCCTTGCATCGCGGACAACCTCAAAGCCAGCAGGTATGGATGAGCCACAGCGATATGGTGATCGCTCCGCCTGAAGGGTTCGTTGTAGACAGCAAGACAGAACAATGTCCAGTCGCGGGAATGAGTGATCCATCCCGGAACATTTATGCCGTTCAATTCCATCCGGAAGTGAATCATTCGATTTATGGGCAGGATTTGTTGCGAAACTTTCTTTTTGAAGTTTGTCGCTGTGAAGGCTCATGGACGATGCATAACTATGTGGAAGAAGCTGTTCAGGCGATCCGTGAACAAGTGGGCGACAAAAAAGTTCTCTGTGCTTTATCGGGTGGGGTGGATTCATCCGTAGCCGCTGTTCTTGTCCATCGGGCGATCGGTGATAATCTGACATGTATGTTTGTCGATCACGGTCTGTTGCGTAAACATGAAGCGGACTTGGTGATGGAAACGTTCGCGGATCATTTCCATATGAACGTGATTCGCATCGATGCAAAAGCACGTTTCTTGAATCGTCTTGAAGGTGTAACGGATCCTGAGAAGAAAAGAAAGATCATTGGCGAAGAGTTCATTCGTGTCTTTGAAGAGGAATCGAAGAAATTAGGAGAATTCGATTTTCTTGCGCAGGGGACTTTATATACCGATATTATCGAATCGGGAACTGCCACGGCTGCAACAATCAAATCCCATCATAACGTAGGCGGATTGCCTGAAGATATGCAGTTTGACTTAGTGGAACCGTTGAAGACACTTTTTAAAGATGAAGTGCGTGCGTTGGGGACGGAGCTTGGACTCTCCGACGAGATTGTATGGCGTCAACCGTTCCCTGGCCCCGGTTTGGCCATTCGTATTATCGGCGCTGTGACAGAGGAGAAGCTGGAGATCTTGCGTGATGCCGACTTTGTTGTTCGGGACACGATCCGCAAAGCGGGGCTTGAGCGAGATATCTGGCAATATTTCGCCGTTCTTCCCGATATTAAGAGTGTTGGCGTGATGGGAGACGAACGTACCTACGCTTATACGATCGCCATTCGTGCGGTTACTTCCAAGGATGGTATGACTGCAGATTGGGCGCGTATACCTTATGATGTGTTAGAAACGCTCTCCGTTCGATTGGTGAACGAAGTCAAAGGTGTCAACCGCGTGGTGTATGATATTACATCCAAACCGCCGGCTACGATCGAGTGGGAGTAA